Proteins from a genomic interval of Sphingobacterium lactis:
- the rlmF gene encoding 23S rRNA (adenine(1618)-N(6))-methyltransferase RlmF: MEKNSKNLHPRNKFNTEYDFKKLSRQVPSLKKHIVLTPDERQTIPFRDHEAVFLLNKALLETGFAIKNWSILEKSLCPSIPGRLNYIHHLADLLGVQKNKDITILDIGTGSSLIYPILGHQEYDWKFIATDTHIPSLQHAHGLITKNSFLKKAIDLRHQEDTAHIFKGIIKPGEYIHGVMCNPPFFKSRDDYRQTIIRKNQKLHKEEESTSSNFLGLSNELWYPGGEKKFISQMIYESFDFRDQIGLCSVLVSDKDNIKPLKAILEYHKTPEVKVTQMTQGNKISRILSWRLK, encoded by the coding sequence ATGGAAAAAAACTCAAAAAACCTGCACCCACGGAATAAGTTTAACACGGAATACGATTTCAAAAAGTTAAGCCGACAAGTTCCAAGTTTGAAAAAGCACATTGTGCTGACGCCCGATGAGCGGCAAACCATCCCCTTTCGGGACCATGAAGCGGTATTCTTACTGAATAAAGCCCTATTGGAAACGGGATTTGCCATCAAAAACTGGAGTATCCTGGAAAAGAGCCTCTGCCCTTCCATACCGGGAAGGTTAAACTATATCCACCACTTGGCAGACCTTTTGGGAGTACAGAAGAACAAAGACATCACCATCCTTGATATCGGAACGGGATCAAGTTTAATCTATCCCATTTTGGGCCATCAGGAGTACGATTGGAAATTTATTGCCACCGATACACATATTCCTTCCCTGCAGCATGCACATGGATTAATCACAAAGAACAGTTTCTTGAAGAAGGCCATTGACTTGCGGCATCAGGAAGATACGGCGCACATTTTCAAAGGCATCATCAAACCAGGAGAATATATCCATGGTGTGATGTGCAACCCGCCATTCTTTAAATCGCGCGACGATTACAGACAGACCATTATCCGGAAGAACCAAAAGCTCCACAAGGAAGAAGAAAGCACCAGTTCCAATTTCCTAGGCCTGTCCAATGAGCTGTGGTATCCAGGAGGGGAAAAGAAATTCATCAGCCAGATGATCTATGAAAGTTTTGATTTCCGCGATCAGATCGGACTATGTTCCGTACTGGTTTCGGACAAGGACAATATCAAGCCGCTGAAGGCCATTCTTGAGTATCACAAGACACCTGAAGTCAAGGTGACGCAGATGACACAGGGCAACAAGATCAGTCGGATTCTTTCCTGGCGATTGAAATAA
- a CDS encoding Na+/H+ antiporter has protein sequence MALFFFMAMLFVVSQRFKISYPILLVVGGLAISFIPGMPQISINPDMVFLVFLPPLLFEAAWYTSWNSFWRNRRSILTMGFGLVFVTSLAVAYISVSLIPGFTLALGFLLGGIISPPDAVAATSVLKDVNIPKRGITLLEGESLVNDAASLTVFRMALAVIMTGAFTMQEAVVGFFTLAVMGIFVGLVIGHILYFFLRYIAKSSSITTPITLIAPYIMYIVAEHFEWSGVLAVVSGGLFLSFRSKDYMNYHTRIQATEVWETVAFLLNGFVFILIGLELPIIIEGIESVSKEWALNIALIITGAIIVVRIGFIYAASYIPYLLSKKIRRKEGHPGWKMPLVLGWAGMRGVVSLASALAIPIYLTNGQHFPHRNLILFITFVVILITLVVQGLSLPWLIKAVKLEGNSEELPEEAQIEAIRYRLVKEEMKVLQTKYAKELEESNTLKAINLQLKRSLEATATNLSSEAKIKLANERGLYKKVMQDLIDVRRKIIYDMVAEKIYDESVLRSLEHNLDLEESRLNRK, from the coding sequence ATGGCACTCTTCTTTTTTATGGCCATGCTATTTGTCGTATCCCAACGTTTCAAGATTTCATATCCCATTTTACTGGTTGTGGGCGGGCTAGCGATATCATTTATTCCAGGTATGCCGCAGATCAGCATCAACCCCGATATGGTTTTCCTGGTTTTTCTGCCGCCGCTTTTATTTGAGGCCGCTTGGTATACCTCCTGGAATAGCTTCTGGAGGAATAGACGCTCCATCCTGACGATGGGATTTGGGCTGGTATTTGTCACTTCCCTGGCGGTAGCTTATATCTCCGTCAGTCTGATCCCTGGATTTACCTTGGCGCTGGGCTTCCTGTTGGGAGGTATTATATCCCCTCCAGATGCCGTTGCCGCCACTTCGGTACTCAAGGATGTCAATATTCCCAAACGCGGCATCACCCTCTTGGAAGGGGAAAGTTTGGTCAATGACGCTGCTTCCCTGACTGTCTTCAGGATGGCACTGGCTGTGATCATGACCGGCGCCTTTACGATGCAGGAAGCCGTGGTCGGATTCTTTACCCTAGCGGTGATGGGGATTTTTGTCGGACTGGTCATTGGTCATATCCTGTATTTTTTCTTACGCTATATTGCGAAATCATCCAGCATTACCACGCCCATCACCCTGATCGCTCCCTATATTATGTATATCGTGGCAGAACATTTCGAATGGTCCGGTGTCCTGGCTGTAGTTTCAGGTGGATTATTCTTATCGTTCCGCTCCAAGGATTACATGAATTACCACACCCGGATTCAGGCAACCGAAGTCTGGGAAACCGTGGCCTTCCTGCTCAATGGTTTTGTCTTTATCCTGATCGGGTTGGAGCTTCCCATAATTATAGAAGGCATTGAATCGGTTTCCAAAGAATGGGCACTCAATATTGCTCTGATCATCACGGGTGCCATAATCGTGGTGCGTATTGGCTTTATTTATGCGGCATCCTATATTCCTTACCTGCTATCCAAAAAAATCCGACGGAAGGAAGGTCATCCTGGCTGGAAGATGCCGCTTGTGCTGGGGTGGGCTGGCATGCGTGGGGTCGTATCCTTGGCATCGGCATTGGCCATTCCCATCTACCTGACCAACGGACAACATTTCCCGCACAGAAACCTGATCCTGTTCATCACCTTCGTAGTGATCTTGATAACGCTGGTCGTGCAGGGCTTAAGTCTGCCATGGCTCATAAAAGCCGTGAAATTAGAGGGCAATTCCGAGGAGCTTCCTGAGGAAGCACAGATTGAGGCGATTCGATATCGCCTAGTTAAGGAGGAAATGAAAGTTTTGCAGACCAAATATGCCAAAGAATTGGAAGAGAGCAACACCCTCAAGGCAATCAATCTACAATTGAAGCGCAGTTTGGAAGCAACGGCAACAAACCTCAGCAGTGAGGCGAAGATCAAACTGGCAAACGAACGTGGTCTTTATAAAAAAGTGATGCAGGATCTCATCGATGTCCGAAGGAAAATTATTTACGACATGGTGGCCGAGAAAATTTATGATGAATCCGTATTGCGGTCTCTCGAGCATAATCTGGACCTGGAAGAGTCCCGATTGAACCGAAAATAA
- a CDS encoding Glu/Leu/Phe/Val family dehydrogenase, whose amino-acid sequence MQKDSTSLFDLMRVSDHQNIFICNDKEVGLKAIVAIHDTTLGPAIGGVRMLPYSSEAEAIDDALRLSKAITYKASLAGLNLGGGSAIIIGNNRTEKSEVLMRRFGRFINGLNGNFIASIDVGTTQKDLEYIHAETNYVAGLPTSLNGAGDTTVFAAKGVYYGIKAAIKELYGDDNLAGRKIAVQGVGSVGEHLVSLLRAENARVYVSDMTEERKMKIAAKYKAEPITYSTSFELDVDVYAPCALGGTVNPDTVPRMRCKIIAGSANNQLLEEERTVELLKEHNILYTPDFLINAGALISCFSELEGYGADRTDHLIRYIYTATRHVIQKSREENISTYQAAKDLAEKRIQDMKKLK is encoded by the coding sequence ATGCAAAAGGATTCTACCTCGCTATTTGATTTGATGCGTGTTTCTGACCATCAAAATATCTTCATTTGTAATGATAAGGAAGTTGGATTGAAGGCGATTGTCGCCATTCACGACACCACTTTAGGACCAGCCATCGGCGGGGTTCGTATGTTGCCGTACAGCTCAGAGGCAGAAGCCATTGATGATGCGTTACGTTTGTCCAAAGCAATCACGTACAAAGCATCGTTGGCAGGATTGAATCTTGGTGGAGGTAGTGCCATTATCATTGGTAACAACCGTACAGAGAAGTCTGAAGTATTGATGCGCCGTTTTGGTCGTTTCATCAACGGGTTGAATGGAAATTTCATTGCATCCATCGATGTGGGTACAACCCAGAAGGATCTGGAATACATCCATGCGGAAACAAATTATGTAGCTGGCTTACCGACTTCATTGAATGGAGCCGGAGATACCACGGTATTTGCTGCAAAGGGTGTTTATTATGGTATCAAAGCTGCAATCAAGGAATTGTACGGAGATGATAACCTCGCAGGCAGAAAGATTGCCGTTCAAGGGGTAGGCAGTGTGGGTGAGCATTTGGTATCGCTGTTGCGCGCCGAAAATGCACGCGTATACGTTTCGGACATGACCGAAGAGCGCAAGATGAAAATCGCGGCAAAATATAAAGCTGAACCTATCACTTATTCAACCAGCTTTGAATTGGATGTCGATGTCTATGCACCATGTGCACTTGGTGGCACTGTTAATCCGGATACGGTTCCGCGTATGCGTTGTAAGATCATTGCAGGTTCTGCCAACAACCAACTCTTGGAAGAAGAGCGTACCGTAGAATTGTTAAAGGAACACAACATCCTTTATACACCTGACTTCTTGATCAACGCCGGTGCATTGATCAGTTGTTTCTCCGAACTGGAAGGTTATGGGGCTGACCGTACGGACCACTTGATCCGCTACATCTACACAGCAACGAGACACGTGATCCAGAAATCTAGAGAAGAAAATATTTCAACATACCAAGCTGCGAAGGACCTGGCTGAAAAACGCATCCAGGACATGAAGAAGCTTAAATAG
- the nusB gene encoding transcription antitermination factor NusB yields the protein MLNRRHLRVKVMQTLYAYSLSEDKNIVNFEKSLLKSVEEVDEMYIWTLNLLDEVAEYVLIDVEGIANKWIPTDKDKTFTSTKLNSNTFIDSLRQNREYLEKVKRYKVDWNYDPEIVRSIFAQLKESEAYLEYLKLEDRSISAEKDIIKYIFKKIILKSPDIEQAFDERFINWQVDKEVLQAMVAKTFKNFNSEVPAKNQLADLTPSWLEDKDFILDLLKLSIKHANEYQEMIAGKTKNWESDRIALVDNLLMRMAITELINFPTIPVKVTINEYIELSKSFSTLKSSTFINGILDKILADLTTQRRIRKEGRGLIA from the coding sequence ATGCTAAATAGAAGACACCTTAGGGTAAAGGTCATGCAAACATTGTATGCCTACAGCTTGTCCGAGGACAAGAACATTGTAAATTTTGAGAAAAGTCTGCTCAAAAGTGTGGAAGAGGTCGATGAAATGTACATCTGGACACTGAATCTTTTGGATGAGGTAGCCGAGTACGTACTTATCGATGTGGAAGGTATTGCCAATAAATGGATACCAACCGACAAGGATAAAACCTTTACATCCACCAAACTGAACAGCAACACCTTTATCGACTCGTTGAGACAGAACAGGGAGTATTTGGAAAAGGTAAAGCGCTATAAGGTCGATTGGAATTACGATCCGGAGATCGTACGTTCTATATTTGCCCAATTGAAAGAATCTGAAGCTTACCTGGAATACCTGAAACTGGAAGATCGTTCGATTTCCGCTGAAAAGGATATCATCAAGTACATCTTCAAGAAGATCATCTTGAAGTCGCCTGATATCGAACAAGCTTTTGATGAACGTTTCATCAACTGGCAGGTAGATAAGGAAGTATTACAGGCGATGGTGGCAAAGACCTTCAAAAACTTTAACTCGGAGGTTCCTGCAAAGAACCAGTTGGCCGATTTAACGCCATCGTGGTTGGAAGATAAGGACTTCATCCTAGACCTATTGAAGCTATCCATCAAGCATGCCAATGAATATCAGGAAATGATTGCCGGAAAAACCAAGAACTGGGAATCCGACCGGATTGCATTGGTCGACAATTTGCTGATGCGTATGGCCATAACAGAGCTGATTAATTTCCCGACCATCCCTGTGAAAGTGACAATAAATGAATATATTGAGCTTTCAAAATCTTTTAGTACCCTAAAAAGTAGTACCTTTATCAATGGTATCTTAGATAAGATATTAGCCGATCTGACGACACAACGTCGCATCAGAAAAGAAGGAAGAGGATTAATTGCATAA
- the yajC gene encoding preprotein translocase subunit YajC: MLPMVLIVVVFYFFMIRPQMKKQKEHKKYIEEIGVNSRVVTTAGIHGRIVEVSDKTFLVDVGNGVKIRFDKTAISLEASKALNTPAA, translated from the coding sequence ATGCTTCCAATGGTATTAATTGTTGTGGTTTTCTATTTCTTTATGATTAGACCACAAATGAAAAAGCAAAAAGAGCACAAGAAATATATCGAAGAGATTGGTGTAAACTCAAGAGTCGTAACGACTGCAGGTATTCATGGCCGTATCGTTGAAGTAAGCGATAAGACCTTCTTGGTAGATGTTGGCAACGGTGTGAAGATCCGTTTCGATAAAACAGCAATCTCCCTAGAGGCATCGAAGGCATTGAACACGCCAGCTGCTTAA
- a CDS encoding CdaR family protein: MALRRINKTQRRKLSIFLRCIIISFLAWTLFAISSDYNFTKKASMTYVNLPENKAFHPLQSDTVTVNIKMSGWKVFMERLRPDTAKIQVDLSGLKSRNFIVFGNQIGFINRQFPGDKQVVGVSPDTLYFDFSKQTQRKVPVKAVQNLTFQRQYGVIGATRTVPEYVTITGPLEDVASIEYLETDTIKGKDVNTDVRTVAYLNKQQRTNITIYPTFAEVIIPVGEMTEKIIELPIKVENSKGVTSVRVLPSKVKATILLAVKDYNKYTSRDFEAVVDLEAWKDHNVSSLPVIMTKVPDYCQVLSIEPQNVDFFVRR; this comes from the coding sequence ATGGCTTTAAGGCGAATTAACAAGACCCAGCGGCGGAAATTGTCCATTTTCCTGCGCTGTATCATTATCTCATTTTTAGCTTGGACACTGTTTGCTATTTCCAGTGATTACAATTTCACGAAAAAGGCAAGCATGACCTATGTTAATTTGCCCGAGAACAAAGCCTTTCACCCCCTGCAGTCCGATACGGTAACGGTAAATATAAAAATGTCCGGCTGGAAGGTCTTCATGGAAAGACTGCGGCCCGATACAGCAAAGATCCAGGTCGACCTCAGTGGACTGAAATCCCGAAATTTCATTGTCTTCGGCAACCAGATCGGTTTTATTAACCGCCAGTTTCCTGGAGATAAACAAGTGGTCGGCGTCTCTCCAGACACCCTATATTTTGATTTCTCCAAGCAGACCCAGCGCAAGGTGCCCGTTAAAGCGGTGCAGAATCTTACCTTTCAGCGCCAGTATGGTGTCATAGGTGCAACGCGCACCGTGCCTGAATATGTGACGATCACCGGACCGTTGGAAGACGTGGCCAGTATTGAATACCTCGAAACCGATACCATCAAAGGGAAAGACGTAAATACCGATGTGCGTACCGTAGCTTACCTCAACAAGCAGCAACGGACCAATATCACCATCTATCCGACCTTTGCCGAAGTTATCATCCCGGTAGGGGAAATGACAGAGAAGATTATCGAATTGCCGATCAAAGTCGAAAACAGCAAGGGGGTGACCTCGGTCCGCGTTTTGCCGAGTAAGGTCAAAGCGACCATCCTGCTTGCCGTTAAGGATTATAACAAATACACCTCACGCGACTTTGAAGCGGTTGTTGATCTGGAAGCGTGGAAGGACCATAATGTAAGCAGCCTGCCGGTCATCATGACCAAGGTGCCTGATTACTGCCAGGTATTGAGTATCGAGCCGCAGAACGTGGATTTTTTTGTAAGGAGATAG
- a CDS encoding aminoglycoside 6-adenylyltransferase — protein MQARDEKLQQIKNWIADNADIRAALLTSSLVNPLAPVDDFSDLDIELVFSDVDKYMRDSSWLDAFGDVLNYYEEDASAFADKHAMKMVQYWDTVKVDFKLYSTAQFRAEVTAEKLPEDWDIGYIVLADKDNLTEGIQPPSHQVSIIKKPTEESFNEVVEDFWWDVTYLPKCLIRGDLFYFKFMLEKIIRVEYVIPMVEWYVGSRNGWKVTTNKYGRLFKNFLDDGEWNALQDTFAASSLAQNWDATLELLHTFHSIAKTTAARMNYLYPTEKAENIMRYIKELRPK, from the coding sequence ATGCAGGCACGTGATGAGAAACTTCAGCAAATCAAGAATTGGATTGCCGACAATGCCGATATCCGAGCAGCGTTGCTGACCAGCTCCCTGGTGAATCCCTTGGCCCCAGTCGATGACTTTAGTGATCTGGATATCGAGCTGGTTTTTTCCGATGTGGACAAATATATGCGCGACAGCTCTTGGTTGGATGCCTTTGGGGATGTACTGAATTATTATGAGGAGGATGCAAGCGCATTTGCCGATAAACATGCCATGAAAATGGTGCAATATTGGGACACCGTGAAAGTGGATTTTAAGTTGTATTCCACAGCTCAATTTCGCGCGGAGGTGACAGCGGAAAAACTGCCCGAGGACTGGGATATCGGCTATATCGTCCTCGCCGACAAGGATAACCTGACCGAAGGGATACAACCGCCAAGCCATCAGGTAAGTATTATCAAGAAGCCGACAGAAGAATCATTCAATGAAGTGGTTGAAGACTTCTGGTGGGATGTGACCTATCTCCCCAAATGCCTGATCCGCGGAGATCTGTTTTACTTCAAATTCATGTTGGAAAAGATCATCCGGGTGGAATATGTCATCCCTATGGTAGAGTGGTATGTGGGGAGTCGGAATGGATGGAAGGTGACCACCAACAAATACGGGCGTCTTTTCAAGAACTTTCTGGACGATGGGGAATGGAATGCATTGCAGGATACTTTTGCTGCCTCATCCCTTGCCCAGAATTGGGATGCCACCCTGGAACTCCTGCATACCTTTCATAGCATCGCAAAAACTACTGCAGCACGTATGAACTACCTCTATCCCACTGAAAAAGCAGAAAACATCATGAGGTACATAAAAGAACTACGTCCAAAGTAA
- the purL gene encoding phosphoribosylformylglycinamidine synthase — MIHFFVNPLNIAYAVQTQKELSTDDISKLNWLFGNAKKQDELTLNDSYVGPRAAMVTPWSTNAVEITQNMGIEGIIRIEEFQQVAADFSDFDPMVSQKFSALTQDMFTINISPEPIMDIDDIQAYNQSEGLALSAEEVDYLNNLSDKIGRKLTDSEVFAFSQANSEHCRHKIFNGTFVIDGEEQPTSLFKLIKKTSETNPNQIVSAYKDNVAFIKGPRVTQFAPKTADKPDFYAEKEFDSVISLKAETHNFPTTVEPFSGAATGSGGEIRDRLAGGQGALPLAGTAIYMTAYSRLLQDRPWEKGMQEREWLYQTPLDILIKASNGASDFGNKFGQPLITGSVLTFEHEEDGRKLGYDKVIMQAGGIGYGKLSQAKKHEPQTGDKIVILGGENYRIGMGGAAVSSADTGAFGSGIELNAIQRSNPEMQKRAANAIRAFVESENNPIVSIHDHGAGGHLNCLSELVEDTGGLIDLDKLPVGDPTLSAKEIIGNESQERMGLVIAKEDIETLKTVADRERAPMYAVGDVTGDHRFTFESKTTGEKPMDYALEDFFGSSPKTIMNDKKVNRTYADLSYTSQDIPTYVNQVLQLEAVAAKDWLTNKVDRCVGGRVAKQQCVGPLQLPLNNVGVMALDYKSTEGIATTVGHSPLTALVDPAAGSRNAMGEALSNIVFAPIINGLAGISLSANWMWACNNEGEDARLYAAVKACSDFAIALGINIPTGKDSLSMKQKYPNGEHVIAPGTVIISAGGNCTDITKVVEPVLKKDAGSIYYINLSKDRFKLGGSSFAQILNKVGSEVPSIQDANYFKTAFNTVQELIKADQIVAGHDIGSGGLITTLLEMCFADVDLAANYDLSPLQETDSVKALFNENIGLVLQAKDNNAFESAMQAAGVEAVKIGEAISGNEITIANHADSFTFQVEESRDIWFKTSFLLDQKQSKNGTAEERYKNYKNQPLRFEFPAHFTGKKPTIDSSKPRPKAAILREKGSNSEREMANAMYLAGFDVKDVHMTDLISGRETLEDIQFIGAVGGFSNSDVLGSAKGWAGAFLYNEKAKKALENFYARPDTLSVGICNGCQLFMELELINPEHKVHGKMLHNTSQKHESNFVSVKVQENNSIMLSTLAGTTLGVWVSNGEGKFNLPEAEDQYNIVAKYAYAEYPHSPNGADYNTAMLCDKTGRHLVTMPHIERSTFQWNWANYPDGRKDEVTPWLEAFVNAREWIENQSK; from the coding sequence ATGATTCATTTCTTCGTGAACCCATTGAACATTGCTTACGCTGTTCAAACCCAAAAAGAGCTATCAACCGACGATATTTCCAAATTAAACTGGCTGTTTGGCAATGCCAAGAAACAAGATGAGCTGACCCTTAACGACAGTTATGTTGGCCCACGTGCAGCCATGGTTACACCATGGAGTACCAATGCCGTGGAGATTACCCAGAACATGGGGATCGAAGGGATTATCCGCATTGAGGAGTTCCAGCAAGTGGCTGCCGATTTCTCGGATTTCGATCCGATGGTGTCCCAGAAATTCTCGGCCCTAACACAGGATATGTTTACGATCAACATCTCTCCGGAGCCGATTATGGATATCGACGACATTCAGGCCTATAACCAATCCGAAGGGTTGGCATTAAGCGCTGAAGAGGTGGATTATCTGAATAACCTGTCGGATAAAATCGGTCGAAAACTTACAGATTCTGAGGTTTTTGCCTTCTCCCAAGCCAATTCGGAACACTGCCGCCACAAAATCTTTAACGGTACATTCGTTATCGATGGCGAGGAGCAACCTACTTCCCTATTCAAACTGATCAAGAAGACATCGGAGACCAATCCCAACCAGATTGTGTCTGCCTATAAAGATAACGTAGCCTTTATCAAGGGGCCACGTGTTACGCAATTTGCACCGAAAACTGCGGACAAACCGGACTTCTATGCGGAGAAAGAGTTTGATTCCGTGATTTCCCTTAAAGCGGAGACCCACAATTTCCCGACCACGGTTGAACCATTCTCCGGCGCGGCGACAGGATCGGGTGGTGAAATCCGTGACCGCCTTGCTGGTGGCCAGGGTGCTTTACCATTGGCTGGAACGGCAATCTACATGACCGCCTATTCCAGACTTTTACAGGATCGCCCTTGGGAAAAAGGAATGCAGGAGCGTGAATGGCTTTATCAAACACCTTTGGATATCCTGATCAAGGCATCCAATGGCGCTTCGGATTTCGGAAATAAATTTGGACAACCTTTGATTACGGGTTCCGTCCTTACCTTCGAACACGAAGAGGATGGACGTAAATTGGGCTACGATAAAGTTATTATGCAAGCTGGTGGTATTGGCTATGGTAAATTGAGCCAAGCCAAGAAGCATGAGCCACAGACTGGCGACAAGATCGTTATCCTGGGTGGCGAGAACTACCGGATCGGTATGGGTGGTGCAGCAGTATCTTCTGCGGACACCGGCGCATTCGGATCGGGAATTGAGCTGAATGCCATCCAACGTTCAAATCCAGAGATGCAGAAGCGTGCCGCAAATGCCATTCGTGCCTTTGTGGAAAGCGAAAACAACCCAATCGTATCCATTCATGACCACGGTGCAGGCGGTCACCTGAACTGTCTATCTGAATTGGTAGAAGATACAGGCGGTTTGATCGACCTGGACAAACTTCCGGTTGGAGACCCTACCCTATCGGCAAAAGAAATCATCGGTAATGAATCCCAAGAACGCATGGGCTTGGTAATTGCCAAAGAGGATATCGAGACGTTGAAAACTGTAGCTGACCGGGAAAGAGCACCGATGTATGCCGTTGGTGATGTGACCGGCGACCACCGATTCACCTTTGAATCGAAAACTACAGGTGAGAAACCGATGGACTATGCGCTGGAAGATTTCTTCGGTTCATCGCCGAAGACCATCATGAACGACAAGAAGGTTAACCGTACATACGCTGACCTTTCCTATACGAGCCAAGACATCCCTACTTACGTTAACCAAGTCCTGCAACTGGAAGCAGTTGCGGCGAAAGATTGGTTGACCAATAAAGTGGACCGTTGTGTTGGTGGCCGCGTTGCCAAACAACAGTGTGTTGGACCATTGCAACTGCCATTGAACAACGTTGGGGTGATGGCCCTGGATTATAAATCGACTGAAGGTATTGCTACTACAGTTGGGCACTCGCCTCTAACGGCGTTGGTTGATCCCGCTGCTGGTTCACGCAACGCCATGGGCGAAGCACTATCCAATATTGTTTTTGCACCGATCATCAACGGCTTGGCAGGTATTTCCCTATCGGCAAACTGGATGTGGGCATGTAACAACGAAGGAGAAGATGCACGCTTATATGCTGCCGTAAAAGCTTGTTCGGACTTTGCCATTGCGTTGGGCATCAATATCCCAACGGGTAAGGATTCCCTATCCATGAAGCAGAAATACCCGAACGGTGAGCATGTCATTGCTCCGGGTACTGTCATCATCTCTGCCGGCGGAAACTGTACAGATATCACGAAAGTGGTGGAACCGGTACTGAAAAAAGATGCAGGCTCCATTTACTACATCAACCTGTCGAAGGATCGCTTTAAATTGGGCGGATCGTCCTTCGCGCAGATCTTAAATAAAGTGGGATCGGAAGTTCCTTCCATCCAGGACGCGAACTATTTCAAGACAGCCTTTAACACAGTTCAAGAATTGATCAAAGCAGATCAGATCGTTGCAGGTCACGATATTGGTTCTGGAGGTTTGATCACGACGCTATTGGAGATGTGTTTTGCGGATGTGGATCTTGCAGCAAATTACGATCTTTCTCCATTGCAGGAAACGGACTCCGTTAAGGCTTTGTTCAACGAAAACATCGGCTTGGTGCTCCAAGCAAAAGATAACAATGCATTCGAATCGGCTATGCAAGCTGCAGGTGTCGAAGCAGTGAAGATTGGAGAGGCAATTTCCGGAAATGAAATTACCATTGCAAACCATGCAGACTCCTTTACGTTCCAAGTGGAAGAGAGCCGTGACATTTGGTTCAAAACCTCTTTCCTATTGGATCAGAAGCAATCGAAAAACGGTACTGCCGAAGAACGCTACAAGAACTACAAGAACCAGCCGTTGCGTTTCGAATTCCCGGCACACTTTACAGGTAAAAAACCAACGATCGATTCAAGCAAACCTAGACCTAAAGCGGCAATCCTTCGTGAAAAGGGTTCCAACTCGGAACGTGAGATGGCAAATGCCATGTACCTTGCGGGATTTGACGTGAAGGATGTTCACATGACGGACTTAATCTCCGGCCGTGAGACGCTGGAGGACATCCAGTTTATCGGTGCCGTAGGTGGATTCTCCAATTCAGATGTTCTTGGTTCAGCCAAAGGATGGGCCGGCGCATTTCTTTACAATGAAAAAGCGAAGAAAGCCCTGGAGAATTTTTATGCACGCCCGGATACCCTTTCCGTTGGTATCTGTAATGGATGTCAGTTGTTCATGGAATTGGAATTGATCAATCCGGAGCACAAGGTGCACGGCAAGATGTTGCACAATACTTCTCAGAAACACGAATCCAACTTCGTATCCGTTAAAGTTCAGGAGAATAATTCCATTATGCTCTCTACGCTTGCAGGTACTACCCTTGGGGTATGGGTTTCGAACGGTGAAGGAAAGTTCAACCTACCGGAGGCTGAGGACCAGTACAATATCGTCGCGAAATATGCCTATGCTGAATATCCGCACAGCCCGAATGGAGCCGATTACAACACAGCTATGCTGTGTGATAAAACAGGTCGCCATTTGGTAACCATGCCACATATTGAGCGTTCCACTTTCCAATGGAACTGGGCAAATTACCCTGACGGTCGCAAAGATGAGGTTACACCATGGTTGGAAGCCTTTGTCAATGCCCGTGAGTGGATTGAAAATCAAAGCAAATAA
- a CDS encoding DUF1573 domain-containing protein produces the protein MKHTILSIFAVAALLTSCNQGPKEHTGTAGDGTTVSTEASAGATGKIEFKEEAFDFGKIKEGEVVKHVFTFTNTGEAPVILSQVTASCGCTTPSFTTTPVLPGKSGEIAVEFNSAGMVGQQQKIITVVSNSENNITTIQLKGTVDAA, from the coding sequence ATGAAACACACTATTTTATCAATATTCGCCGTTGCGGCATTGCTAACATCTTGTAATCAGGGACCGAAGGAACACACAGGCACGGCAGGTGATGGTACAACAGTATCGACCGAGGCCAGCGCTGGTGCTACCGGAAAAATTGAATTCAAGGAAGAAGCTTTCGATTTCGGAAAGATTAAGGAAGGGGAAGTGGTGAAGCATGTATTTACCTTTACCAATACGGGTGAAGCACCTGTCATCCTATCCCAAGTGACAGCATCCTGTGGATGTACTACGCCATCTTTCACGACAACACCGGTATTGCCGGGTAAATCCGGAGAGATTGCCGTAGAATTCAATAGTGCAGGTATGGTGGGTCAGCAACAGAAAATCATCACCGTAGTTTCCAATTCGGAAAACAACATCACGACGATTCAGCTGAAAGGTACAGTAGACGCGGCGTAA